The genomic segment TTGACTCGAGAATCGCAGGGTAGACCACGAAGCGCCGAAACGGTTCGATAGCCGCCATGTAGAGCGGTGTGAATGCCGAGACGTTCTCAACGTAGATCGCCCAATACAGCCGGTAGCCAGCGGCGAGCCGACGGAGAGCCATGCAGCTGAAGGCGTGTACGGTGGCGTTCCTTGCCTCGCCCACCATCTCGTACCGAAACTCGTAGATCAACCGAAGCGGCCCGAACACCGCACCGATCGGAGAGAGCGAGCGCCGGCGCTGTTCGTCGCTCAAGCGGCTTGCGTATGCGGGCTCGGGCTGCTCGCCGTCCCAGTAGAAGACCCGCCCGAGAAATCTGCGCAGCCCCACGAGCACTCGTACGGAGAACGTAGGTTGGTGTCTCGTCGCATCCATGAGCCGCCGGACGTCAGCGATCGTG from the Candidatus Methylomirabilota bacterium genome contains:
- a CDS encoding DUF2867 domain-containing protein yields the protein MRISHAEFLALDLEVHALLKDIPLRDVSVVDLPDGGDERTIADVRRLMDATRHQPTFSVRVLVGLRRFLGRVFYWDGEQPEPAYASRLSDEQRRRSLSPIGAVFGPLRLIYEFRYEMVGEARNATVHAFSCMALRRLAAGYRLYWAIYVENVSAFTPLYMAAIEPFRRFVVYPAILESIRAAWVSLPTRGGSP